Proteins co-encoded in one Desulfitibacter alkalitolerans DSM 16504 genomic window:
- the yedF gene encoding sulfurtransferase-like selenium metabolism protein YedF produces the protein MDNLVDARGLACPEPVICTKKALEKLEAGTITTIVDNDVAKDNIIRFAKSFDYPVEVEKKDENYHIKIRKSGGLIADIDSGKNIAILITSKFLGRGNDELGKVLTKSFFFTLTETYPLPKTIMFINSGIILTCEGSNVLEEIIDLEKKGVEILSCGTCLDYYQLKDRLCVGSITNMYSIVEKMINNKLISV, from the coding sequence ATGGATAATTTAGTAGATGCTAGGGGTTTAGCCTGTCCCGAACCAGTTATTTGCACAAAAAAAGCCCTGGAAAAGCTAGAAGCGGGAACTATTACTACCATTGTGGACAATGATGTAGCCAAAGATAATATAATTAGATTTGCCAAAAGCTTTGATTATCCGGTAGAGGTTGAGAAAAAGGATGAAAACTATCACATAAAAATTAGAAAGTCCGGTGGTTTAATCGCAGATATAGATTCAGGTAAAAATATTGCAATATTAATAACTTCAAAATTTCTTGGAAGAGGTAACGATGAATTAGGAAAAGTTTTAACAAAGAGCTTCTTTTTTACTTTAACAGAAACCTATCCACTCCCTAAGACCATTATGTTTATTAATAGTGGTATAATTCTAACTTGTGAAGGCTCTAATGTATTAGAAGAGATTATTGATTTAGAAAAAAAAGGTGTGGAGATCTTATCTTGCGGCACGTGCCTGGATTATTACCAGTTGAAGGATAGGCTTTGTGTTGGAAGTATAACCAATATGTATAGTATAGTGGAAAAAATGATAAACAATAAACTCATTAGTGTATAA
- a CDS encoding trimethylamine methyltransferase family protein translates to MTNVYSPYAPQFSLMPKNALEEIHWNSCRLLETVGVNVFNTEALNLLKDAGALVKGNHVRIPTGLVEWALKAAPSRITVYDRLGNPKMYLEGTKSYFGTGSDCPNIIDHQTGIRRKPVREDIALSAKLCDGLPNIDFLMSMGLITDVPEEMAYLEQFNIMVNNSSKPMTIIAADGKCLEYTIEMASLLVGGQDELSNKPIFVLYDEPSSPLQHSDTAVEKLLIMAEKRLPTNYSPGAMAGATCPVTPAGAVIQAVSEILSGLVMHQLKNPGAPFVFGAGMSPMDMGSMQPTYCAPEAMLTQAAVCQLAQYHNLPSWGFAGCSGSKTVDEQAALEAGSFVFMAGIMGSNLVHDLGYLEFGLTFSNELLVICNEAVGQVRRILGGVHMTPDQMAIDVIEKVGPGGNYLGHEHTFNNFRRNWQPDVTDRRSYEQWVDKGSTTMRQRAKDKIEHIIDTHTVAPLDDKTRQGLLDILREAEKDMVKK, encoded by the coding sequence ATGACAAATGTATATAGTCCCTATGCACCACAATTTAGTTTAATGCCCAAAAATGCTTTAGAGGAGATTCACTGGAATAGCTGCAGGCTCCTTGAAACAGTGGGTGTGAATGTTTTTAACACTGAAGCATTAAACCTATTAAAAGATGCTGGTGCCCTGGTTAAGGGAAACCACGTAAGAATACCTACCGGGCTTGTAGAATGGGCATTAAAAGCAGCTCCTTCAAGAATTACTGTTTATGATAGACTTGGCAACCCCAAAATGTATTTAGAGGGAACCAAAAGTTATTTTGGAACTGGTTCAGATTGTCCAAACATTATTGACCACCAAACAGGAATTAGAAGAAAACCGGTAAGAGAGGACATAGCCCTTTCAGCCAAGCTATGTGATGGTCTGCCAAATATAGACTTCTTAATGTCCATGGGCCTTATAACAGATGTTCCAGAAGAAATGGCTTATCTGGAGCAGTTCAATATAATGGTTAATAACTCCAGCAAACCCATGACCATTATAGCTGCCGATGGAAAATGCCTGGAGTATACAATAGAAATGGCTTCACTTTTAGTAGGGGGTCAAGACGAGCTTTCCAACAAACCAATTTTTGTATTGTATGATGAACCCAGTTCACCTCTGCAGCATTCAGATACAGCTGTTGAAAAGCTGCTAATAATGGCTGAGAAAAGGCTGCCAACTAACTACTCGCCAGGGGCCATGGCAGGAGCGACCTGTCCTGTAACACCAGCTGGAGCTGTAATTCAGGCAGTATCTGAGATACTTAGTGGACTGGTAATGCATCAATTAAAAAATCCAGGTGCACCCTTTGTATTTGGTGCAGGCATGTCCCCAATGGATATGGGAAGTATGCAGCCAACCTATTGTGCACCTGAGGCCATGCTTACCCAGGCTGCAGTATGCCAACTAGCACAGTATCATAACTTGCCTTCATGGGGTTTTGCTGGATGCAGCGGCTCCAAGACTGTAGATGAACAGGCCGCTTTAGAGGCAGGAAGCTTTGTATTTATGGCAGGAATCATGGGCTCTAACCTTGTCCATGATTTGGGATATCTTGAATTTGGCCTAACCTTTTCAAATGAGCTTTTGGTAATTTGCAACGAGGCTGTAGGTCAAGTAAGAAGAATTTTAGGTGGGGTCCATATGACTCCTGACCAAATGGCCATAGATGTAATTGAAAAAGTGGGTCCAGGTGGAAACTATCTAGGGCATGAGCATACCTTTAATAATTTCCGCAGGAACTGGCAGCCTGATGTTACAGATAGAAGAAGTTACGAGCAGTGGGTAGACAAAGGCAGCACTACCATGAGACAAAGGGCAAAGGATAAAATTGAACATATTATTGACACTCATACAGTTGCACCTTTAGATGATAAGACAAGGCAAGGATTATTAGATATATTAAGAGAAGCGGAAAAAGACATGGTGAAGAAATAA
- a CDS encoding trans-sulfuration enzyme family protein has protein sequence MEKDKNWKLKTKIVRAAHYGCPQTGSIAPPIYQAVNFKVDNVDDGADRCRNFDNGYIYTRLGSPTQTLLEAKMAELENGEAALAFTTGVAAITATLMCILKQGDHVVADGTVYSATNYFLSNLMTDYGIETTFVDCSNPDNVKKAVKENTKIIYFETPANPTVKLVDLKEMAAIGKSRGIMTIVDSTFGSPYLQRPLDFGIDVVIHSATKYIGGHGDVMGGIVIGKKDLMDAIRDKTLKNLGGVISPFDAWLLFRGLKTLHLRMQRHCENAMEVAKFLEGHPKVERVFYPGLPSHPQHELASKQMDDFGGMIAFELKGGFEAGKTLMNNVKLCWLAVSLGDVDTLIQHPASMTHVYIPQEEKLKAGITDGLVRLSVGVEDAEDLIKDLEQALEITK, from the coding sequence ATGGAGAAAGATAAGAATTGGAAGCTAAAAACGAAAATAGTGAGAGCAGCCCATTACGGTTGTCCGCAAACTGGTTCCATTGCACCTCCAATTTATCAAGCAGTAAACTTTAAAGTTGATAATGTTGATGATGGAGCAGACAGGTGTAGGAATTTTGACAATGGATACATTTATACAAGGTTAGGAAGCCCTACTCAAACACTTTTAGAAGCAAAAATGGCTGAATTGGAAAATGGAGAAGCTGCTTTGGCTTTCACTACTGGGGTTGCAGCTATTACTGCCACGCTAATGTGCATTTTGAAGCAGGGTGACCATGTGGTAGCTGACGGAACAGTATATAGTGCTACAAATTATTTTTTATCCAATTTAATGACTGACTATGGAATTGAAACCACCTTTGTGGATTGTTCTAATCCAGATAACGTTAAAAAGGCTGTTAAGGAAAATACAAAGATCATATACTTCGAAACACCTGCTAATCCCACTGTGAAGCTAGTAGACCTTAAGGAAATGGCAGCTATAGGAAAAAGTAGGGGGATTATGACTATTGTTGACAGCACCTTTGGCTCACCATATTTGCAAAGGCCTTTAGATTTTGGTATAGACGTTGTAATCCATAGTGCCACCAAATATATTGGGGGCCATGGCGATGTAATGGGTGGTATAGTTATAGGGAAGAAGGACTTGATGGATGCAATCAGGGACAAAACTCTTAAAAACTTAGGTGGAGTTATAAGTCCCTTTGACGCTTGGCTCCTATTTAGGGGGTTAAAAACTTTACATTTAAGAATGCAGAGGCACTGTGAAAATGCCATGGAGGTTGCCAAATTTTTAGAAGGCCATCCCAAGGTTGAAAGGGTATTCTATCCTGGCCTGCCATCCCACCCTCAACATGAGTTGGCCAGTAAACAGATGGATGATTTTGGTGGAATGATAGCCTTTGAATTAAAGGGGGGCTTTGAAGCTGGAAAAACCTTAATGAATAATGTTAAATTGTGCTGGTTAGCTGTTAGCTTGGGAGATGTGGATACTCTTATTCAGCATCCTGCTTCCATGACCCATGTTTATATCCCTCAGGAGGAAAAGTTAAAGGCAGGTATTACTGATGGACTTGTTCGTCTATCTGTAGGGGTAGAGGATGCTGAGGATTTGATCAAGGATTTAGAGCAGGCCCTTGAAATTACAAAGTAG
- a CDS encoding DUF3793 family protein: MTLWKFYKDEISKGLGLEYIELREKFESLIVVFYKKELLEWYLSKPSSQAFLGGLGYEGHMTLEEKLQLLRERFSCSCPDEVGIFLGYPIEDIQGFIKNEGKNSLMCRYWKVYANPDRAQELFETYDKAKASIARSIISNTTLSAPDINYRPN; the protein is encoded by the coding sequence TTGACGCTATGGAAATTCTATAAAGATGAGATATCTAAAGGGCTTGGCCTTGAATATATTGAACTCAGGGAAAAATTTGAAAGTTTAATAGTTGTGTTTTATAAAAAAGAACTTCTTGAATGGTATCTGTCAAAGCCCAGTAGTCAAGCTTTTTTAGGTGGTTTAGGATATGAAGGTCATATGACATTAGAAGAAAAGCTTCAACTTTTGAGAGAGAGGTTCTCCTGTTCATGTCCCGATGAAGTGGGCATATTTCTTGGTTATCCCATTGAGGATATTCAGGGTTTTATTAAAAATGAAGGCAAGAACAGCCTTATGTGCAGATACTGGAAGGTGTATGCTAATCCAGATCGTGCGCAAGAGCTTTTTGAAACCTACGATAAAGCTAAAGCCAGTATTGCAAGGTCCATTATTTCAAACACAACTTTATCCGCACCAGATATAAATTACCGTCCTAATTAA
- a CDS encoding HEAT repeat domain-containing protein, with protein MKSLLGSLKRRLKDAKVNKLIRKLLSMEERISPRVIDDLQGFSDEEITYALREAYPSLESYMQKQLLVVLEDRGYMKMIYDKLINGSEREILFSLELLALLKPFKALDPIFRRLADNRESIRFEAAHTLILYKNKKVVKLAVKELKQNSPYLPARLAQILMGYGSLAALELINNLNNPELDTDMIVDILILMSDKTIDGRVAECLASADVKTRIGALKYFSKQKDAKNIEIFTNALMDCDASVRFQALKGLEIMGTREAVEIIQKHRDVMDDALKQAAVSMEGDRQDGAIAKLYQ; from the coding sequence ATGAAAAGCTTATTAGGCAGCCTCAAGAGAAGACTCAAGGATGCAAAGGTAAACAAGCTAATAAGAAAGCTGTTGTCAATGGAGGAAAGGATTTCACCCCGGGTTATTGATGATCTGCAGGGGTTTTCTGATGAAGAGATAACATATGCTTTAAGAGAAGCTTATCCAAGCTTGGAATCATATATGCAAAAGCAGCTCCTTGTTGTATTAGAAGATCGAGGCTACATGAAAATGATTTATGATAAATTAATTAATGGAAGTGAAAGGGAAATACTCTTTTCCCTGGAACTATTAGCTTTATTGAAGCCATTTAAAGCTTTAGATCCAATTTTTAGAAGGCTGGCTGATAATCGCGAGTCCATCCGTTTTGAAGCAGCACATACATTAATACTATACAAGAATAAAAAAGTAGTGAAGTTAGCAGTAAAAGAACTAAAACAAAATAGTCCATATTTGCCTGCAAGGCTGGCTCAAATACTTATGGGCTATGGTTCCCTGGCCGCATTAGAATTAATAAATAATCTTAACAACCCTGAGCTTGATACTGATATGATTGTAGATATATTAATACTAATGTCAGATAAGACAATAGACGGGAGAGTTGCTGAGTGCCTGGCTTCAGCAGATGTAAAAACTAGGATAGGTGCTTTAAAGTACTTTTCTAAGCAAAAGGATGCCAAAAACATTGAGATTTTCACTAATGCTTTAATGGATTGTGATGCGTCTGTTAGATTCCAGGCACTCAAGGGTCTGGAAATTATGGGTACAAGGGAGGCAGTTGAAATCATACAGAAGCACAGGGATGTGATGGATGATGCTCTTAAACAAGCAGCAGTATCCATGGAAGGGGATAGACAAGATGGAGCAATTGCTAAATTATATCAATAA
- a CDS encoding BCCT family transporter has protein sequence MKNNISNSSIKPLVFWPPFLLLLGAVIFSFVNEAGFAAMTTGANNWLIENFGWAFSMTGFLMVLIVLVIYFSPFAKVKIGGSKAKPLLNKWQWFSITLCTTIAIGILFWGTAEPIYHLVYPPASLGLEPGSAEAAIFAMSTMYLHWTFTPYALYCVPALMFAFAYYNMKKPFSLGSTLTPIAGDKAIGKAGQAIDAICLYALVAGMAASLATGILTISGGLNSIAGIGSNPFTWAIIGAAIIGTFIVSATTGLMRGIRILSDINTKVFFGIIAFIFVFGPTAFLLNLGAESFGHYLTHFFEKNLFTGAAAGDQWPQWWTTFYWANWLAWAPITALFLGRISYGHTVKDFIKMNFFFPAIFGAIWITVFSATSINFQMNGVDLLGALTNVGPEAVGFTIFRQLPISALIIPFFLFIAFLAFVTAADSNTTAMGGISTSCISPDSPEPPTLIKVVWGLTVGIVAWVMLSFAGIDGIKMLSNLGGFPAMILELAVAVGLILVVSNPRKFDTFKEDYYADGTVKPIITDNDTDTTNVPTGGKTINS, from the coding sequence ATGAAGAATAACATTAGCAATAGCTCTATCAAGCCGTTAGTGTTTTGGCCCCCATTCCTGCTGCTGCTCGGGGCCGTAATATTCAGTTTTGTAAATGAAGCAGGCTTTGCAGCAATGACCACAGGTGCCAACAACTGGCTCATTGAAAACTTTGGTTGGGCATTTAGCATGACTGGATTTCTAATGGTTTTAATTGTACTGGTAATATATTTTTCACCCTTTGCCAAGGTTAAAATTGGTGGTTCCAAAGCCAAGCCCCTTCTTAATAAGTGGCAGTGGTTCAGTATTACCCTTTGTACGACAATTGCTATAGGCATTTTATTTTGGGGCACTGCCGAGCCCATCTACCATTTAGTTTATCCACCCGCATCCTTGGGTTTAGAACCAGGTAGCGCAGAAGCTGCTATATTTGCAATGTCAACCATGTATTTACACTGGACTTTTACACCCTATGCATTGTATTGTGTTCCTGCACTAATGTTTGCCTTTGCTTACTACAATATGAAAAAACCTTTTAGCTTGGGCTCTACCCTTACTCCAATAGCTGGAGACAAGGCAATTGGAAAGGCTGGTCAGGCTATTGATGCCATCTGTCTATATGCTCTAGTTGCTGGAATGGCAGCTTCATTGGCAACGGGCATCCTTACCATTTCTGGAGGTTTAAACTCCATTGCCGGTATTGGCAGCAATCCCTTTACCTGGGCCATTATTGGTGCTGCAATCATAGGTACCTTTATAGTTTCTGCAACTACTGGACTAATGAGAGGAATTCGTATTCTATCCGATATTAACACCAAAGTTTTCTTTGGTATCATTGCCTTTATCTTCGTATTTGGACCTACTGCATTTTTACTAAACCTTGGCGCTGAATCCTTTGGTCATTACCTGACCCACTTCTTTGAAAAGAATTTGTTTACTGGAGCAGCCGCAGGAGATCAGTGGCCCCAGTGGTGGACAACTTTTTATTGGGCTAACTGGTTAGCTTGGGCGCCAATAACTGCTTTGTTCCTTGGAAGAATTTCCTACGGGCATACTGTTAAGGATTTTATTAAAATGAACTTCTTTTTTCCAGCCATTTTTGGTGCTATCTGGATTACTGTTTTTAGTGCAACTTCAATCAATTTCCAGATGAATGGAGTAGATTTGTTAGGTGCATTAACTAATGTAGGACCAGAAGCGGTAGGCTTCACTATTTTCAGACAGCTGCCAATATCTGCGTTAATTATTCCCTTCTTCCTGTTTATTGCCTTCTTGGCATTTGTTACAGCTGCAGACTCAAATACAACTGCAATGGGCGGGATTAGTACATCCTGCATTTCTCCTGATAGCCCAGAACCACCAACCCTTATCAAGGTAGTATGGGGGTTAACTGTAGGAATAGTTGCATGGGTTATGCTGAGTTTTGCCGGAATTGACGGCATTAAGATGCTGTCCAATCTAGGCGGCTTCCCTGCCATGATACTAGAACTAGCAGTAGCAGTAGGACTAATCCTGGTTGTATCAAACCCAAGAAAGTTTGATACCTTTAAAGAAGATTATTACGCAGATGGTACCGTTAAACCCATAATCACAGATAATGATACAGATACAACAAATGTGCCAACTGGCGGTAAAACTATTAATAGTTAA
- a CDS encoding mechanosensitive ion channel family protein: protein MMLLNKQQYPWKGIDKMEQLLNYINNVDMGDLAVKLALSFLVLIAAYFLISLSKKILDRAIGYGDKESSLINPQLMQIICTTLKAVVFYGGFFIALLVILEIFEVSIFKSEDLKGFGFQLIRVIAIFIGARLVIQFQRSFTTHWISKSQEDSDKAFSPRMKTLGSLVNSILTYGIFFIAGLMVLETFNINTTAILASVGVLGLAVGFGAQNLVKDVISGFFIIFEDQFRVGEFVEAGGATGVVEEIGLRTTKIKRWTGHLEIIPNGSIARIVNYSRSNMLAVCVVGIAYEMDIDKAQEVLRSISEKAYQEIEAIVEVPVVQGVVELADSSVNIRVIARTIPGEQWATERALLGRFKKGLDEAGIEIPYPRRVIYQREEK from the coding sequence ATGATGCTCTTAAACAAGCAGCAGTATCCATGGAAGGGGATAGACAAGATGGAGCAATTGCTAAATTATATCAATAATGTTGACATGGGGGATTTGGCTGTAAAGCTGGCATTATCTTTTCTTGTTCTTATAGCGGCTTATTTTTTAATAAGCCTCAGCAAGAAAATTTTAGACAGGGCTATTGGGTATGGGGATAAAGAAAGCAGCTTAATAAACCCTCAGCTAATGCAAATAATATGCACAACATTAAAGGCTGTAGTCTTTTATGGTGGCTTTTTTATAGCTTTGCTTGTAATTCTGGAAATCTTTGAGGTCAGCATTTTTAAATCTGAAGACTTAAAAGGGTTTGGTTTTCAACTAATAAGGGTTATTGCTATTTTTATAGGTGCTAGACTTGTTATTCAGTTTCAGAGGTCCTTTACTACTCATTGGATTTCCAAATCCCAGGAAGATAGTGATAAAGCCTTTTCTCCTAGAATGAAAACCTTAGGGTCACTGGTCAACAGTATTTTAACCTATGGTATTTTCTTTATTGCTGGACTCATGGTACTTGAAACCTTTAACATAAATACCACAGCTATTCTGGCAAGTGTAGGTGTACTGGGCCTGGCCGTTGGCTTTGGAGCCCAAAACCTGGTTAAAGATGTTATTTCTGGTTTCTTTATTATCTTTGAAGATCAGTTCCGTGTAGGTGAGTTTGTGGAAGCTGGTGGTGCTACTGGTGTTGTAGAGGAAATAGGCCTTAGGACAACAAAAATTAAAAGGTGGACAGGTCATTTAGAAATAATCCCCAACGGTTCAATAGCAAGGATTGTCAACTATAGTAGAAGTAATATGCTGGCAGTATGTGTGGTTGGTATTGCCTATGAAATGGATATAGATAAAGCACAGGAAGTGCTTCGCAGCATTTCAGAAAAGGCCTATCAAGAAATTGAAGCCATAGTTGAGGTTCCAGTTGTACAGGGCGTTGTTGAGCTTGCTGATTCAAGTGTCAACATAAGGGTCATTGCCAGAACAATACCAGGAGAGCAATGGGCCACTGAAAGGGCTTTATTGGGAAGATTTAAAAAAGGCTTAGATGAAGCAGGCATAGAAATACCTTATCCACGCAGGGTCATTTACCAAAGGGAGGAGAAATAG
- a CDS encoding DUF951 domain-containing protein: protein MSKYKVYPFQVGDIVKMKKTHPCGSDRWEVLRTGADFRIKCLGCTRSVMLPRPKFEKSVKEILSSATQ, encoded by the coding sequence ATGAGCAAATACAAGGTGTATCCCTTTCAAGTTGGAGACATTGTAAAGATGAAAAAAACTCATCCCTGTGGTAGTGATAGGTGGGAAGTCTTAAGAACTGGAGCGGACTTTAGAATTAAATGCCTGGGATGTACTAGAAGTGTGATGCTTCCAAGGCCAAAATTTGAGAAGTCAGTAAAGGAAATATTGTCAAGCGCAACTCAATAA
- a CDS encoding CvpA family protein — translation MNLFDVVVGFIVIWGSYKGFKNGLIKSLGGILGWIASIIVALSFNRPLADYLDKRFDIVATFGEVIPLPNFSFEAENISKAIVNAGVQEMALPDFLKKSLIENIDQLLIGGNYFDVSLSELIAYGLAGMLLKGVSFLILFSATGILIKIGVDLLSGVFAVTPLGPINKLSGAALGFVMNVVIVTVIIGLLSPVVILSAAQNGTIAAIIHSSYSFPYLLELFLSIGNYIFGLINVAYL, via the coding sequence GTGAATTTATTTGATGTTGTAGTAGGCTTTATTGTAATTTGGGGTTCTTACAAGGGATTTAAAAATGGTCTAATTAAAAGTTTAGGTGGAATACTTGGGTGGATAGCCAGCATAATAGTGGCTTTATCCTTTAATCGTCCTTTGGCTGATTATTTGGACAAGCGGTTTGATATAGTGGCTACCTTTGGAGAGGTTATCCCATTGCCTAACTTTTCCTTTGAAGCTGAAAATATCAGCAAGGCCATTGTAAATGCTGGTGTTCAGGAAATGGCTTTGCCAGATTTTTTAAAGAAAAGCCTCATTGAAAACATTGACCAGCTGTTAATTGGTGGAAATTATTTTGATGTAAGCCTGTCTGAACTTATAGCATATGGTTTAGCCGGAATGCTTCTTAAAGGTGTAAGCTTTCTAATTTTATTTTCAGCTACAGGTATTTTAATAAAAATAGGAGTTGACTTGTTATCCGGGGTATTTGCAGTTACTCCCCTGGGACCTATTAACAAACTCTCAGGTGCTGCCCTGGGCTTCGTAATGAATGTAGTTATAGTCACAGTTATTATTGGGTTACTTTCACCTGTGGTTATTCTTTCAGCTGCACAAAATGGTACTATTGCAGCAATCATTCATTCTTCATACTCATTTCCTTATCTGTTGGAATTGTTTTTATCAATCGGGAACTATATATTTGGGCTGATTAACGTCGCCTATCTATAA
- a CDS encoding DUF441 domain-containing protein, protein MTAATLLMLFILVLGIIGRSNVVAAAAAIMLLIHFTNLQRLFPVIERRGLEMGLLFLMLSVLVPFAAGRVPVKEILKCFISVPGLIAIFSGALATYMNGKGLDMLQHAPQLMIGLVIGGIIGIVFFGGIPVGPLMAGGIAAILMHFYQIFR, encoded by the coding sequence TTGACTGCAGCCACACTTTTAATGCTGTTTATTCTAGTGCTAGGAATCATTGGCAGGTCAAATGTTGTTGCAGCAGCAGCAGCTATTATGCTGCTAATACATTTTACAAATTTGCAGAGGCTCTTTCCTGTTATTGAAAGGCGCGGATTGGAAATGGGCTTGCTCTTTTTGATGCTGTCAGTCCTAGTTCCCTTTGCTGCCGGAAGGGTTCCTGTAAAAGAAATATTAAAATGCTTTATTTCAGTGCCCGGTCTTATAGCCATTTTTAGTGGAGCTTTGGCAACATATATGAATGGTAAAGGCCTGGATATGCTGCAGCACGCTCCCCAACTTATGATAGGACTTGTCATTGGAGGTATTATTGGCATTGTTTTTTTTGGGGGAATACCTGTGGGCCCCCTTATGGCTGGAGGAATTGCAGCCATATTAATGCATTTCTATCAAATCTTTCGCTGA
- the selD gene encoding selenide, water dikinase SelD produces the protein MDIRIRLTEMVRAAGUAAKIGPETLSKILHKLPKITDPNLLVSGEKMDDAGVYKISNDMALVQTLDFFTPMVDDPYLFGQIAAVNSLNDVYAMGGRPLTAMNIVCFPNCLDVQVLGHILEGGYSKIQEAGAVLLGGHSVEDNEPKYGLSVTGIIHPEQVITNAGARPGQTIVLTKPIGTGIISTGIKGKVADDRSIDAAVSAMTALNDKASKAMVECGAAACTDITGFGLLGHMLEMAEASNVTIEMELSLVPILHGAHELAKMGIVPAGARSNLKFVENKVKWQKNVDDTYRDILADPQTAGGLLIAIDSKRAVELINLLKEYGVEGYIIGRTAQFTGKNIVVEGK, from the coding sequence ATGGATATAAGAATAAGATTGACAGAAATGGTCAGGGCAGCAGGCTGAGCAGCAAAAATTGGTCCGGAAACCTTATCAAAGATACTGCATAAACTGCCAAAAATCACGGACCCAAACCTGCTGGTCAGCGGGGAAAAAATGGATGATGCTGGTGTATACAAAATTAGTAATGACATGGCCCTGGTCCAGACACTTGATTTCTTTACACCCATGGTTGATGACCCTTATTTGTTTGGTCAGATTGCGGCAGTCAACTCATTAAATGATGTTTATGCAATGGGCGGCAGGCCGCTTACTGCCATGAATATAGTATGCTTTCCTAATTGTTTAGATGTTCAGGTGTTAGGTCATATATTAGAAGGTGGGTATTCAAAGATTCAGGAGGCTGGGGCTGTACTCCTGGGTGGTCATAGTGTTGAGGATAATGAACCCAAATATGGCCTTTCTGTTACTGGGATTATACATCCTGAACAAGTTATAACAAATGCAGGTGCGCGGCCGGGCCAGACTATTGTTCTAACCAAGCCTATTGGTACTGGCATTATAAGCACAGGGATTAAGGGTAAAGTGGCTGATGACAGGTCAATTGACGCAGCAGTTAGTGCCATGACCGCTCTTAACGATAAGGCTTCAAAAGCAATGGTAGAATGTGGTGCTGCTGCTTGTACAGATATAACTGGTTTTGGACTTCTTGGCCACATGCTTGAAATGGCTGAAGCCAGTAATGTTACAATAGAGATGGAATTATCCCTGGTACCTATCCTTCATGGGGCCCATGAGCTAGCAAAGATGGGCATAGTCCCAGCAGGGGCTAGAAGCAACTTGAAGTTTGTTGAAAACAAGGTGAAATGGCAGAAGAATGTAGATGATACATACAGGGATATTCTAGCTGATCCACAAACAGCTGGAGGGCTATTAATAGCTATTGACAGTAAAAGGGCAGTTGAGCTCATTAATCTCCTGAAAGAGTATGGTGTGGAAGGGTATATAATAGGAAGGACAGCCCAGTTTACGGGTAAAAATATTGTTGTGGAGGGAAAATAA